In Aspergillus luchuensis IFO 4308 DNA, chromosome 1, nearly complete sequence, the following are encoded in one genomic region:
- a CDS encoding M50 family metallopeptidase (COG:S;~EggNog:ENOG410PJFD;~PFAM:PF13398;~TransMembrane:6 (i29-48o106-124i131-147o153-171i178-195o225-246i)) — protein MAPHYMVLDQRAIDHHIMKRDLSVTHAQAVTLGVMAAYVVVIALLWNLPYVRWSLWPFKMLVIAFHEFGHAITACCTGGRVKSISLDPHEGGVTHMQGGMSAVTLPAGYLGSSIIGSLLIFAGFDIVASKVASIVLGVCFLLTLWWARRDWLTIITILLAVGLLVACWFIAHGEALKWVVLFIGVMSALYSVWDICDDLILRKVNTSDASQFAKRYGGSSQCWGVIWSFISLAFIAIAIIAAIAAFRESFSEQEKDSQHFIPTR, from the exons ATGGCACCTCACTACATGGTCCTCGACCAACGGGCCATCGATCACCATATAATGAAGCGCGATCTCAGTGTTACACACGCCCAGGCAGTCACGTTAGGAGTGATGGCAGCGTATGTGGTTGTTATTGCGCTGCTTTGGAATCTGCCGTATGTGCGGTGGTCGTTGTGGCCGTTCAAA ATGCTAGTAATCGCCTTCCACGAATTCGGCCACGCCATAACAGCCTGCTGCACGGGCGGGCGCGTGAAATCCATCTCGCTCGACCCGCACGAAGGCGGCGTCACGCACATGCAAGGAGGGATGAGCGCCGTGACGTTACCGGCTGGATACCTGGGGTCGTCGATTATCGGGTCGCTGTTGATTTTCGCGGGGTTTGACATCGTCGCGAGTAAAGTCGCTAGTATTGTTCTGGGAGTGTGCTTTTTGCTCACGCTTTGGTGGGCGAGGAGAGATTGGTTGACGATCATTACGATTTTGTTGGCcgtggggttgttggtcgcTTGTTGGTTTATTGCCCATGGGGAGGCGTTGAAGTGGGTTGTG TTGTTTATTGGGGTGATGTCGGCGCTTTATAGTGTTTGGGATATT TGCGACGACCTTATTCTTCGCAAAGTCAACACGTCCGATGCTAGCCAGTTCGCTAAGAGATACGGAGGATCTTCGCAGTGCTGGGGTGTTATCTGGTCGTTCATTTCTCTTGCCTTCATTGCGATCGCGATCATTGCTGCCATTGCTGCGTTCCGGGAGTCGTTCAgtgagcaggagaaggattCGCAGCATTTCATCCCGACGCGGTGA
- the RIM9 gene encoding putative pH signal transduction protein PalI (COG:U;~EggNog:ENOG410PII9;~InterPro:IPR009571;~TransMembrane:3 (n9-22c26/27o83-106i118-144o150-172i);~go_component: GO:0005886 - plasma membrane [Evidence IEA]), translating into MLLKPATPLTILLLIAFALLLISVISTPIVKSIALARHDNIDYGVFGYCKGDVCTSIHVGYADDDINSEDGTFSIAPGTRRSLSAILIVHPVAAFLTLVCLCMAAAAHFHAPSHSPRYLLALLILLLPTLLVSLLAFLVDILLFVPHMAWAGWIVLVATILLVTCGVVTCAMRRTLVSRKARKKRINENAEMSGENFYNRQNAATAAAAANMDTKEPVITGSSPSSDTGPTFATFRTTTHDSDDDRTPLNSRTVQPDPPMPDSQFTRVRRDMAAYNSSPDDAGISGPQAPPSDPRLRNQYSDGSVGSRRGPPPPGFARGRGGYPPRGAYGRGGPYRGPPRGPPPPGANGVPMGPMRGGHPGMMGRGYRGPPPGDYMPGPAPRPTPPPEDEYGYHHPPPVAREPSPGPIGMAVSPDHGSPIGQAIEMQPQPRRMGSHESHEGHLEPQPHALSADGYPEPISPSSLYSRTASYVPPRAGWAPEEPRAGPSSSPVHAYDGPRQHARTPSADYFEDADPRFATTNESAAGNPRLPAVLTPGATGERKPMEDMAEGPSSPTTSEVSHFTSISERPINPRWRPPPVPAQRKHDVLLENNPDFDLRAGTGRGGAAGVGSRMPPMSIPRDAARYPI; encoded by the exons ATGCTGCTCAAACCCGCCACTcccctcaccatcctcctcctgatCGCATTTgcgcttctcctcatctcagTCATCTCTACCCCTATCGTCAAAAGCATTGCGCTTGCGAGACATGATAATATTGATTATGGCGTGTTCGGATACTGCAAAGGCGATGTGTGCACCAGCATTCATGTTGGTTACGCCGACG ATGATATTAATTCCGAAGACGGTACATTCAGCATTGCACCTGGCACTCGCCGATCGCTCTCAGCCATTCTGATCGTCCATCCCGTCGCGGCTTTCCTCACACTTGTATGTCTATGTATGGCAGCAGCGGCTCATTTTCATGCACCGTCGCACTCGCCCCGCTATTTGCTAGCCTTGTTGATTCTACTGCTTCCTACCCTTCTTGTGTcgctcctcgccttcctcgtcgATATTCTCTTGTTTGTACCGCACATGGCCTGGGCAGGATGGATTGTCTTAGTTGCGACCATTTTACTTGTCACTTGCGGCGTGGTCACATGTGCAATGCGTCGGACACTTGTGAGCCGCAAGGCTAGGAAGAAGCGAATCAACGAAAACGCTGAAATGAGCGGGGAGAACTTCTACAACCGCCAAAACGCAGcgacggcggcagcggcagcgaaCATGGATACAAAAGAACCTGTGATCACTGGGTCTTCACCTTCATCTGATACGGGCCCTACATTTGCTACTTTCCGTACGACTACACACGACAGTGATGACGACCGTACCCCACTGAACTCACGGACTGTTCAACCTGACCCTCCAATGCCCGATAGTCAATTCACCCGCGTCCGGAGAGATATGGCGGCCTATAACTCTTCGCCTGACGATGCTGGTATCTCTGGTCCGCAGGCTCCACCATCCGATCCTCGTTTGCGCAATCAGTATTCCGACGGCAGTGTTGGCTCGCGGAGAGGGCCCCCTCCGCCAGGGTTTGCCCGCGGACGAGGTGGTTATCCACCGCGCGGGGCTTATGGCCGTGGAGGGCCTTACAGAGGACCACCTCGAGGACCGCCTCCTCCAGGTGCAAACGGTGTCCCAATGGGTCCCATGCGAGGTGGACACCCCGGGATGATGGGACGAGGCTATCGAGGACCCCCGCCGGGTGATTACATGCCCGGGCCCGCTCCTCGACCAACCCCGCCGCCTGAAGATGAGTACGGCtatcaccacccacccccagtCGCGCGAGAGCCGTCCCCTGGACCAATTGGAATGGCAGTATCTCCAGATCATGGTAGCCCAATCGGCCAGGCCATCGAAATGCAACCACAGCCACGACGAATGGGCTCCCATGAATCGCATGAAGGGCACCTCGAACCCCAGCCACATGCGCTATCGGCAGATGGCTATCCGGAACCTATTAGTCCCTCAAGCCTCTATAGTCGGACAGC ATCCTATGTTCCTCCACGTGCCGGTTGGGCTCCAGAAGAACCGCGGGCCGGCCCCTCGTCTTCACCTGTTCATGCATATGACGGGCCACGACAACATGCTCGAACTCCTTCAGCGGACTATTTTGAAGATGCAGACCCTCGGTTTGCTACTACCAACGAGTCGGCGGCGGGCAACCCTCGGTTGCCGGCTGTCTTGACACCAGGTGCTACTGGTGAGAGGAAACCGATGGAAGATATGGCGGAAGGACCCAGCTCACCGACTACTAGCGAAGTAAGCCACTTTACATCAATATCTGAGCGGCCTATCAATCCCCGCTGGCGCCCACCTCCCGTTCCAGCTCAGCGGAAGCATGATGTTCTCCTAGAGAACAACCCCGACTTTGACCTGCGGGCCGGTactgggcgaggaggagctgctggTGTTGGTAGTCGCATGCCACCTATGTCAATACCTCGAGACGCGGCAAGATACCCCATTTGA
- a CDS encoding HET domain-containing protein (COG:L;~EggNog:ENOG410PUXI;~InterPro:IPR010730;~PFAM:PF06985) produces the protein MVPFNYSELQLGPNTTRLARLLPSEKDDTPIRCELFTYILPESTGRKHLYEALSYVWGSQSETHTITVNGCDLHVTRNLYTALIHLRDNQLERILWIDAICINQEDDDEKSEQIPLMRSIYAQADRVIVWLGEAMQDGDEALKIIQRLAADSSLCGEELFDPCLSLLRRDWFQRTWVLQEVGVARCISIVCGSVEINGLVFCNGLGSCRRALPDFIYPVLHLIKDSFLRPRYEIDPRGTLAIGQLIDMYRFHKATMLHDKIYSLLGLCVEDHEEVGLKPNYRLPWNEIFMQVIMHVFPSSCSVETWPASTIAVIKGKGLVLGYVGHVVKGIYAFQQVEVNYNDTAHSLGYRSKWATMWQINASAESVVKGDIIFLLDGASSPIIIRICRGFFTVIVSTTALHLYHKGKRSNDVSTQKEVLTQGSLSDIVLVWDISSADGEKSKEHDDQNDLIYLVPHYQEKPSEKKKRLQNLSLISEGIMMQILQQIGPRYQDRRLYRHERSLADFELMIKVAVEDAGLYEIRIVEQLLEHCRDSLPVSENVVAAAAANEGFLGFIVMGQLLKHCGKSLPVTDVVVKAAAASKGRFRHRIVEQLLEHFGGSLPVSEEVIKAAEEDKDI, from the exons ATGGTCCCCTTCAACTACTCCGAGCTTCAGCTCGGACCGAATACTACACGCCTCGCCCGTCTTTTGCCATCCGAGAAAGACGATACCCCGATAAGATGCGAGCTCTTCACCTATATACTGCCAGAGAGCACTGGTAGAAAGCATCTCTATGAGGCGTTGTCCTACGTCTGGGGCAGCCAAAGTGAGACACATACAATAACTGTGAATGGATGTGACCTTCATGTTACACGTAACCTTTACACAGCCTTGATACACCTCCGAGACAATCAGCTGGAGAGAATATTATGGATCGATGCAATATGTATTAatcaagaggatgatgatgagaagagcGAGCAGATCCCTCTCATGCGGTCGATTTATGCACAAGCTGATCGCGTTATTGTCTGGCTTGGAGAGGCTATGcaggatggtgatgaagcACTCAAGATTATTCAGCGTTTGGCAGCAGATAGTAGCCTATGTGGTGAAGAGTTATTCGATCCATGTTTGAGTTTATTACGGCGCGATTGGTTCCAACGTACATGG GTACTCCAAGAGGTTGGTGTCGCCCGATGCATTTCGATTGTCTGTGGCTCCGTGGAAATAAATGGGCTTGTTTTCTGTAATGGACTCGGAAGCTGCAGACGTGCGTTGCCAGACTTTATCTACCCAGTCCTTCACCTGATCAAGGACTCGTTTCTCCGACCAAGATATGAAATTGATCCACGTGGGACACTTGCTATAGGCCAACTGATTGACATGTACCGCTTTCACAAGGCAACTATGCTACACGACAAGATATACTCATTGCTAGGCCTGTGCGTTGAAGATCATGAAGAGGTTGGTTTAAAGCCCAACTATCGTCTTCCATGGAATGAGATCTTCATGCAGGTAATTATGCATGTATTTCCAAGTTCATGCTCTGTGGAGACATGGCCTGCGTCAACAATTGCCGTGAtcaaaggaaaaggattGGTTCTAGGTTATGTTGGCCATGTTGTAAAGGGAATTTATGCCTTTCAACAAGTAGAGGTAAATTATAATGATACCGCTCACTCACTAGGTTATCGAAGCAAATGGGCCACTATGTGGCAGATTAACGCTTCTGCGGAGTCAGTTGTGAAAGGTgatattatctttctattgGATGGAGCCTCAAGTCCAATCATCATTAGAATCTGCAGGGGTTTTTTTACTGTCATTGTGAGCACAACAGCACTTCATTTATATCACAAAGGGAAAAGGTCTAATGATGTTTCCACCCAAAAGGAGGTCCTTACACAAGGCTCTCTTAGCGACATTGTCTTGGTCTGGGACATATCCTCAGCTGATGGAGAAAAGAGTAAAGAACATGACGACCAAAATGACCTCATCTACTTGGTACCACATTACCAAGAGAAACCttccgagaagaagaaaagactaCAGAACTTATCACTCATCTCAGAAGGCATTATGATGCAGATACTGCAACAAATTGGGCCCAGGTACCAAGATCGCCGGCTATACCGTCATGAAAGGTCCCTGGCAGACTTTGAGCTGATGATCAAGGTGGCTGTTGAAGATGCAGGACTTTATGAGATCAGAATTGTGGAGCAGCTCCTGGAACACTGTAGAGATAGTCTACCGGTCTCTGAGAATGTGGtcgcggcagcagcagcaaatgaAGGATTTTTGGGGTTTATAGTTATGGGGCAGCTCCTGAAACACTGTGGTAAGAGCCTACCGGTCACTGATGTTGTggtcaaggcagcagcagcaagtaaAGGACGTTTTAGGCATAGGATCGTGGAGCAGCTCCTAGAACATTTTGGAGGAAGCCTACCAGTCTCTGAAGAGGTGATTAaggcagcagaagaagataaagatatttgA
- a CDS encoding YoaK family protein (COG:S;~EggNog:ENOG410PV62;~InterPro:IPR010699;~PFAM:PF06912;~TransMembrane:6 (i95-118o144-167i179-197o217-239i273-293o299-316i)), with product MPELRNFIHQNHPALPQSLCKPLSYIMQSYPSEDIQPVPQARTTNRGHLQFAEDKGGLWSSGNSTNVSLSVGQAVEGSLYATMTRHFKAEIDTRYADIVLIVCGFVSGLVDGLSFNAWGSFSSMQTGNTLFIALGASGQPRYPAYLWAKSLIALCTFISSNVIFIQVARRLSPRRRSTMILSFATQTICLLAAAILVEAKVVSPKPEDPRAPIQWMQILPITLLAFQAGGQICASRILAYDEIPTVVLTTLLCDLLVDPDLLAKRNARRNRRIGAFLALFLGAMTAGGLSKVATMASSLWFAFGLKFTITLSWIVWRAEGGSKAGDIV from the exons ATGCCCGAGTTAAGGAACTTTATCCATCAGAATCACCCAGCTTTACCACAGTCTCTTTGCAAACCTCTTAGTTACATCATGCAGTCCTATCCTTCTGAAGATATTCAACCGGTCCCACAAGCAAGAACAACAAACAGAGGACATCTCCAATTTGCCGAAGATAAGGGTGGACTCTGGTCCTCAGGCAATAGCACTAATGTCTCCCTCTCTGTTGGCCAGGCCGTAGAAGGAAGCCTCTATGCAACCATGACTCGGCACTTTAAAGCCGAGATCGACACAAGATACGCAGACATTGTTTTGATAGTCTGCGGGTTTGTCAGCGGACTAGTTGACGGGCTGTCATTTAACGCATGGGGTAGCTTCTCAAGCATGCAGACAG GGAATACCCTCTTCATCGCCCTCGGTGCTTCCGGCCAGCCTAGATACCCAGCTTACCTTTGGGCCAAATCACTCATAGCCCTATGCACTTTCATCTCCAGCaacgtcatcttcatccaggtAGCCAGAAGACTGAGCCCTCGCCGTCGTTCAACCATGATCCTCTCGTTCGCCACCCAGACCATCTGCCTCCTCGCTGCTGCCATCTTGGTTGAGGCCAAAGTGGTCTCCCCGAAGCCAGAAGACCCCCGGGCTCCGATTCAATGGATGCAGATTCTGCCCATTACCCTACTGGCCTTTCAGGCAGGTGGACAGATCTGTGCATCAAGGATTCTCGCATATGATGAGATTCCTACAGTAGTTCTTACCACCTTGTTGTGTGATCTACTGGTCGACCCGGATCTGCTGGCAAAGAGGAATGCAAGGAGGAACAGACGGATCGGGGCTTTCCTGGCGCTGTTCTTGGGTGCTATGACTGCAGGTGGATTGTCCAAGGTTGCTACCATGGCGAGTAGTTTGTGGTTTGCCTTTGGCTTGAAGTTCACAATCACCCTTAGTTGGATCGTTTGGAGAGCCGAGGGAGGGAGTAAAGCTGGAGATATTGTTTGA